One part of the Dermacentor silvarum isolate Dsil-2018 chromosome 6, BIME_Dsil_1.4, whole genome shotgun sequence genome encodes these proteins:
- the LOC119455382 gene encoding uncharacterized protein LOC119455382 — protein MCLQSSMSVWLLCLAVLVASAYSAAFGDSVEEGVRDKKIITLLRRNNSCKLYGHSCLGGHGKRSDDGSAPGGGVSPDVMQMLRKTTDDEALPPFPAQARFDRVALLEKALIQLLRNRMMV, from the exons ATGTGTCTCCAGTCCTCCATGTCCGTCTGGTTGCTGTGCTTGGCTGTGCTAGTGGCCAGCGCCTATTCTGCAGCGTTTG GTGATTCAGTCGAAGAAGGAGTGCGGGACAAGAAAATCATCACGCTTTTACGGCGGAATA ACAGCTGCAAGTTGTACGGCCACTCGTGTCTTGGAG GCCACGGGAAGCGTTCAGACGACGGCAGCGCCCCTGGCGGCGGCGTCTCCCCCGACGTGATGCAGATGCTGCGCAAGACGACCGATGACGAAGCACTGCCCCCGTTCCCGGCCCAGGCCAGGTTCGACAGGGTGGCCCTACTCGAGAAGGCGCTCATCCAACTGCTGAGGAACAGGATGATGGTCTGA